From Sediminispirochaeta bajacaliforniensis DSM 16054, the proteins below share one genomic window:
- a CDS encoding YebC/PmpR family DNA-binding transcriptional regulator, with translation MSGHSKWASIKHKKGAIDAKRGKAFTKIIKEITVAARMGGGDPEANPRLRTAVLKAKSANMPKDNVERAIKKGTGDLEGVDYVELAYEAYGPGGVAILIDALTDNKNRTAADVRSILTKGGGNLGESGCVSYLFQRKGIINYSAESYTEEAIFEVALEAGAEDVSTEGDSIEVMTAPEDFEPVLKALQAAGFEEELAEVNKVPDSTVTLDEEKTRKALRLIERLDDHDDVQSVATNLDIPEGFDPDEE, from the coding sequence ATGTCAGGCCATAGTAAATGGGCTTCGATCAAGCATAAAAAGGGTGCCATCGATGCTAAACGGGGAAAAGCCTTCACAAAAATCATCAAGGAGATTACTGTTGCGGCCCGAATGGGCGGAGGCGACCCCGAAGCAAATCCTCGGCTCAGAACCGCCGTTCTAAAAGCCAAAAGCGCAAACATGCCGAAGGACAATGTCGAGCGCGCCATTAAGAAGGGAACAGGAGATCTCGAAGGGGTCGATTATGTTGAACTGGCCTATGAGGCATACGGCCCTGGCGGCGTAGCGATTCTCATTGATGCTCTTACCGATAATAAAAACCGAACTGCTGCGGATGTGCGAAGTATCCTGACCAAAGGCGGTGGGAACCTCGGGGAATCGGGTTGTGTTTCTTATCTTTTCCAACGCAAAGGTATCATCAATTACTCTGCGGAGAGCTACACCGAAGAGGCAATTTTCGAGGTTGCCCTGGAGGCTGGAGCGGAAGATGTTTCCACCGAGGGAGACTCGATCGAAGTCATGACCGCTCCGGAGGATTTTGAACCGGTTCTGAAGGCCCTCCAGGCTGCAGGTTTTGAAGAAGAGCTCGCTGAGGTAAATAAGGTTCCCGATTCGACCGTCACCCTTGATGAGGAAAAGACCAGAAAGGCTCTCAGGCTTATCGAACGACTGGATGACCACGATGATGTTCAGTCTGTGGCGACAAACCTGGATATTCCCGAAGGCTTCGACCCGGACGAAGAATGA